From Scomber japonicus isolate fScoJap1 chromosome 22, fScoJap1.pri, whole genome shotgun sequence, one genomic window encodes:
- the LOC128383673 gene encoding Fc receptor-like protein 5, translating into MTTSLTVSPSRSQMFEGDFVSLSCEEDDSSAVWKLRRNTTRETRKECGDSWGRSAGSSCRISYMFPSDSGVYWCESREGATSNSINITVTGGPVILQSPVLPVMEGDDVTLHCKTKTSNLTAGFYKDGSLIRTEPAGHMTIHHVSKSDEGLYKCHSSSHGESPSSWISVTDFFTFH; encoded by the exons atgacta cctctctgacTGTGAGTCCCAGCAGATCTCAGATGTTTGAAGGAGATTTTGTCTCTCTGAGCTGTGAGGAGGACGACAGCTCTGCTGTATGGAAGCTGAGGAGGAACACAACCAGAGAAACCAGGAAGGAGTGTGGAGACAGCTGGGGAAGATCAGCTGGTTCCTCCTGTAGAATCAGCTACATGTTCCCCTCAGACAGTGGAGTTTACTGGTGTGAGTCCAGAGAGGGAGCAACCAGTAACAGCAtcaacatcactgtcactg gTGGACCAGTGATCCTGCAGAGTCCTGTCCTCcctgtgatggagggagatgatgtcactctgcacTGTAAAACAAAGACCTCCAACCTCACAGCTGGTTTCTATAAAGATGGCTCCCTCATCAGGACTGAgcctgcaggtcacatgaccatcCACCATGTTTCCAAGTCTGATGAAGGCCTCTAcaagtgtcacagcagcagtcATGGAGAGTCTCCATCCAGCTGGATCTCTGTCACAG attttttcacttttcattaa